Proteins from one Syntrophales bacterium genomic window:
- the mreC gene encoding rod shape-determining protein MreC: MITFKKYRKTILVLVLVLALSLVLLSVFNRESDETGLARKVILEAARPLQTFIVTTTDRIAGAWRRYVFLVGLEEENRFLRDEIALRDRDLNRARETILECARLRLLLDVKETAPFETVTARVIARDRAALFRSLVIDRGSRHGITSGSPVIVAEGVVGIVMEHSWSTSKVMLINDYNCRIDALLQGSRARGIFEGHHGRECFLKYVPRSESVGEGDVVVTSGLTETFPKGLVLGTVTDVVRDPDHLFQEIRVRPAVNTEKVEEVLVVIRPGSPGEEAAP, from the coding sequence ATGATCACTTTCAAGAAATACCGGAAGACAATCCTGGTGCTGGTTCTTGTCCTTGCCCTTTCTCTGGTTCTTCTCTCAGTTTTCAACAGGGAATCGGATGAGACGGGTCTCGCGCGAAAAGTCATTCTCGAGGCGGCCCGGCCCCTCCAGACGTTCATCGTCACAACCACGGACAGAATTGCCGGTGCCTGGCGGCGTTATGTTTTTCTTGTCGGGCTGGAAGAGGAGAACCGGTTTCTCAGGGACGAGATCGCCCTTCGTGACCGGGATCTGAACAGGGCCCGTGAGACCATCCTCGAGTGCGCCCGGCTGCGGCTTCTCCTGGACGTTAAGGAAACCGCGCCCTTCGAGACGGTGACCGCCCGGGTCATCGCCAGGGACCGTGCCGCTCTTTTCAGATCGCTGGTGATCGACCGCGGGAGCCGCCACGGCATCACCTCCGGTTCCCCCGTCATTGTCGCCGAGGGCGTGGTGGGCATCGTTATGGAACATTCCTGGAGCACGTCAAAGGTGATGCTCATCAACGACTATAATTGCCGGATCGACGCCCTGCTTCAGGGAAGCAGGGCCAGGGGCATCTTTGAAGGACACCACGGTCGCGAATGTTTCCTCAAGTATGTTCCGCGGTCCGAATCGGTCGGCGAGGGGGATGTTGTCGTTACATCCGGTCTGACGGAGACCTTTCCGAAGGGGCTGGTTCTCGGGACGGTAACGGATGTTGTGAGGGATCCCGATCATCTCTTTCAGGAAATTCGGGTTCGGCCGGCGGTGAATACCGAAAAGGTTGAAGAAGTACTCGTCGTGATCAGGCCGGGAAGCCCCGGGGAGGAGGCGGCACCGTGA
- a CDS encoding SurA N-terminal domain-containing protein has product MKIILGIIILVFIFYFGSIGGNLEQDAIATVGDTVITREAYVREYQNLITVYRQRYGTKLTDEVLSALDPKRQAFDSLVNQAVILATADELNLDVSDREVQDLIYSHPAFRRNGHFDPGLYEQTLRYRGMNPADFEALQRRMLTIEKMERLIKESVKVSETEARELYRLQNQEMNISFVRVDPETFEKQLVPSHDDLEDYLADNADRFRVPKKVKVHYLRFPAAAFADSLSVTDTMIEDYYYGNLHQFRKPEEESAEPYYPLPEVRNRIESELRISRGFEEAYRQAKAAHDTIYQTEDFEGYASGHDLTVTSTEFFSESTVPDELAGVRDILQWSFGLGTGETSPVLSDDGAHYLLLPVDEQPSHVPSLTEVKDAVERRWRADEALRRARDMADNLIRRLGEEDSFEAVLRAEGLVPRETGFFIPGGEIPGIGYSGEFFDSLLGLSERNPLVDRVFLVNGAYHVMWLRERGRLDEARWEEEKEQIRTAYMSVKQEQYFQSWLEETKASMARSGKLSLHRSVDEL; this is encoded by the coding sequence ATGAAAATCATACTGGGAATCATCATTCTCGTATTCATCTTCTACTTCGGTTCCATCGGGGGTAACCTCGAGCAGGACGCGATCGCTACGGTGGGCGACACCGTCATCACCCGTGAAGCCTACGTACGAGAATATCAGAACCTCATCACGGTCTACCGCCAGCGCTACGGGACGAAGCTGACCGACGAGGTTCTCAGCGCTCTCGATCCGAAACGGCAGGCCTTCGATTCCCTGGTCAACCAGGCGGTCATTCTGGCCACGGCGGACGAACTCAACCTGGATGTGAGCGACCGGGAAGTGCAGGACCTGATATACTCCCACCCGGCCTTCCGGCGCAACGGCCATTTTGACCCGGGCCTGTACGAGCAGACCCTTCGTTACCGCGGCATGAACCCCGCGGATTTTGAGGCTCTGCAGAGAAGGATGCTCACCATAGAGAAGATGGAACGGTTGATCAAGGAATCCGTGAAGGTGTCCGAGACGGAAGCCCGGGAACTCTACCGCCTCCAGAACCAGGAAATGAACATTTCCTTCGTGCGCGTCGACCCGGAAACCTTTGAAAAACAACTGGTTCCATCGCATGATGACCTCGAAGACTACCTGGCGGACAATGCCGATCGTTTCCGGGTGCCAAAAAAAGTCAAGGTACACTACCTGCGGTTCCCCGCAGCGGCCTTTGCAGACTCCCTGTCCGTCACCGACACCATGATCGAGGATTACTACTACGGCAACCTGCACCAGTTCAGGAAGCCCGAGGAGGAATCGGCCGAACCCTACTACCCGCTGCCCGAGGTGCGGAACCGCATTGAGAGCGAGCTGCGGATTTCGCGGGGATTCGAAGAGGCTTACCGGCAGGCGAAAGCCGCCCACGACACAATCTATCAGACTGAAGATTTTGAAGGGTACGCCTCCGGGCACGATCTGACCGTCACGTCAACGGAATTCTTCTCCGAATCGACCGTTCCCGACGAGCTTGCCGGGGTGCGGGATATCCTCCAGTGGTCCTTTGGACTCGGCACCGGAGAAACCAGTCCCGTTCTTTCCGACGACGGCGCCCATTATCTCCTGCTTCCCGTTGACGAGCAACCGTCCCATGTGCCTTCCCTCACCGAGGTGAAGGACGCCGTGGAACGGCGCTGGCGGGCTGACGAAGCCCTGAGACGCGCGCGGGACATGGCGGACAACCTGATCCGGCGCCTCGGGGAGGAAGATTCCTTCGAAGCCGTCCTGCGGGCCGAGGGCCTCGTCCCCCGTGAGACGGGCTTCTTCATTCCCGGAGGAGAGATTCCGGGCATCGGTTATTCCGGAGAGTTTTTCGACTCACTGCTCGGCCTGTCTGAAAGAAACCCCCTCGTGGACAGGGTATTTCTTGTCAACGGAGCCTACCACGTCATGTGGCTCAGGGAGAGGGGACGCCTGGATGAGGCCCGGTGGGAAGAAGAGAAGGAACAGATCCGGACTGCCTACATGAGCGTCAAGCAGGAACAGTATTTTCAGTCCTGGCTGGAGGAAACGAAAGCGTCCATGGCGCGCTCGGGAAAACTGTCGCTTCACCGTAGCGTCGACGAACTGTAG
- the elbB gene encoding isoprenoid biosynthesis glyoxalase ElbB, with translation MMKRVGVMLSGCGLFDGSEIHETTLTLYFLDRAGAAIVCMAPDRGQSMVINHVSHKPGGEARNVLVESARIARGDISDLADVTADNLDALIFPGGMGAAGNLCNFAVSGSNCTVIPEVSALIEAMHRQKKPMGFICIAPVIAARVLGPLGPELTVGGDSPTARAIEEMGARHVICGVDGIVVDETHNVVTTPAYMIGPTIAPVALGIEALVTEVLSRVKQ, from the coding sequence ATGATGAAACGCGTGGGAGTTATGCTTTCGGGTTGCGGGCTGTTTGACGGGTCCGAGATTCATGAAACGACGCTGACGCTGTATTTCCTGGACCGTGCCGGAGCGGCCATTGTCTGCATGGCCCCCGATCGCGGCCAGAGTATGGTCATCAACCATGTCAGTCATAAGCCCGGCGGTGAAGCGCGCAATGTGCTGGTGGAATCCGCCCGTATTGCCCGCGGGGATATCAGCGACCTGGCTGATGTGACCGCCGATAACCTCGATGCCCTCATTTTTCCCGGAGGGATGGGCGCAGCCGGAAATCTTTGTAATTTTGCGGTTTCAGGAAGTAATTGTACGGTCATTCCGGAGGTGTCCGCTCTCATAGAGGCCATGCACCGGCAGAAGAAGCCTATGGGGTTTATCTGCATCGCGCCGGTTATCGCCGCCCGGGTGCTGGGTCCGCTGGGACCCGAGCTGACCGTCGGCGGGGACTCTCCGACGGCGCGGGCCATCGAGGAAATGGGCGCGCGCCACGTGATCTGCGGTGTTGACGGGATCGTCGTGGACGAAACACACAACGTCGTAACGACGCCGGCCTACATGATCGGTCCCACTATAGCGCCGGTCGCCCTGGGCATAGAGGCGCTGGTGACGGAGGTTCTTTCACGGGTGAAGCAGTGA
- a CDS encoding transcriptional repressor, whose translation MTGQRSPEKLLAEHNIKPSYQRLKVMEYLSSRRNHPTVDEIHRALVQDIPTLSKTTVYNTLTLFARANLVRRVIVDDSEAHYDVLTDCHGHFKCDSCGRIYDFPLGSDLLGEEGLASFEIRERNVYYRGICSTCRD comes from the coding sequence ATGACAGGGCAGCGCTCCCCGGAGAAGCTGCTTGCCGAACACAATATAAAACCGTCGTACCAGCGCTTGAAAGTGATGGAGTACCTGTCTTCGCGACGGAACCACCCGACGGTGGATGAAATCCACCGCGCCCTCGTGCAGGACATACCGACCCTGTCGAAGACAACGGTGTACAATACACTGACACTCTTCGCGCGGGCAAACCTGGTCCGTCGCGTCATCGTTGACGACAGCGAGGCCCATTACGATGTCCTGACGGATTGTCACGGCCATTTCAAGTGCGATTCCTGCGGCCGGATATACGATTTTCCCCTGGGCTCCGATTTGCTTGGTGAAGAGGGACTTGCCTCCTTCGAAATCAGGGAGAGAAACGTCTATTACCGGGGAATCTGTTCGACATGTCGGGATTGA
- a CDS encoding metal-dependent transcriptional regulator, translating to MPELRDASKNKPLTASMEDYLEAIFDLDAKKQAVRVKDIADRLDVRMPSVTSMLKILNQRGLVNYEKYETVHLTAEGVVIGREMRRKHDALRRFLTDVLKIDDGTADAEACRMEHVLSSETMDRLDDFINFIYTCPRAGERWLRHFEDFCLHGWDMETCSENSEKFIRGMKKPGAVVEKGS from the coding sequence ATGCCCGAACTCCGTGACGCGTCAAAAAACAAGCCCCTGACGGCTTCAATGGAGGACTATCTCGAGGCTATATTCGACCTCGACGCGAAGAAGCAGGCCGTCAGGGTCAAGGATATCGCCGACAGACTCGATGTCCGGATGCCCTCGGTGACAAGCATGCTGAAAATCCTGAATCAACGGGGGCTGGTCAACTATGAAAAGTATGAGACGGTTCATTTAACGGCAGAGGGAGTCGTCATCGGCAGGGAAATGAGGCGAAAGCATGATGCCCTGCGGAGATTCCTGACGGATGTACTCAAGATCGACGACGGAACCGCCGATGCCGAAGCCTGCAGAATGGAGCACGTCCTCAGTTCTGAAACAATGGATCGCCTCGACGATTTTATCAACTTTATCTACACCTGCCCGCGGGCAGGGGAACGCTGGCTTCGCCACTTTGAAGACTTCTGCCTTCACGGGTGGGACATGGAAACATGTTCGGAGAACAGTGAAAAGTTTATCCGAGGCATGAAAAAACCTGGAGCGGTCGTTGAGAAAGGCTCCTGA
- the mrdA gene encoding penicillin-binding protein 2, with the protein MSGLQNRLNRQDPSRLRIRLIVAGCIVSLAFALLGGRFWYLQVVKGPELRERSENNRIRVREIKPLRGLILDSRGTILVDNSASFDIGIIPNEARNVDAVVDTLKRLYDEQELSYAGVPDFQPGRRLFTPVSLERNVGWDKLALVEAHSAALPGVVIDVVPVRNYTMGPSMAHVLGYVGEISPEELRGPSRRDYRPGSIIGKSGIERMMDRYLKGESGGEQIEVNVVGRTLNVLARVEAMPGLNVVTTLDAGLQKLCWDVLEDHAGAVIVMDPRDGSIRAMVSKPSFDPNLFNRGITVRDWDAFRGDTRAPFKNRAIAAHYPPASLFKLIVAAAALDRGLITGDETISCRGSLVVGDRTFRCWKREGGHGALNLHQAIVQSCDVYFYTLGLQLGIDVIAEYARAFGLGELTALDILGEKEGLVPSRDWKHRRFGESWQQGETVSVSIGQGFLNATPLQLVRAFSALTNGGILYKPRILDRLETPRGEVVDVFHPLEVARLPLSPEHRERLKKALWGAVNEQRGTGGAAGRSERDVCGKTGTAQVISMPDDDDEVKTMKTPQMHRDHALFVCSVPCGDPRVTVIIVVEHAGHGGSVAAPMARKIVDWYMEHRSEPGSEGETLTVRGAGHGHEN; encoded by the coding sequence ATGTCGGGACTTCAAAATAGGCTCAACCGGCAGGATCCCTCCCGGTTGAGGATTCGCCTCATCGTGGCGGGTTGCATCGTATCCCTTGCCTTCGCCCTTCTCGGCGGCAGGTTCTGGTACCTCCAGGTGGTCAAGGGACCTGAATTAAGAGAACGGTCCGAAAACAACCGGATCCGGGTGCGGGAAATCAAGCCTCTCAGGGGTCTCATACTTGACTCCCGGGGAACGATACTCGTTGACAACAGCGCCTCTTTCGATATCGGGATTATTCCCAACGAAGCCCGGAACGTCGATGCCGTTGTCGATACACTGAAGCGTCTTTACGATGAACAGGAGCTTTCTTACGCGGGAGTGCCGGACTTTCAGCCGGGAAGGAGGCTGTTCACGCCCGTCAGCCTGGAGCGTAATGTGGGTTGGGACAAACTCGCCCTGGTGGAAGCACATTCGGCCGCGCTGCCGGGGGTTGTCATCGATGTCGTCCCCGTGAGGAATTACACCATGGGCCCCTCCATGGCCCACGTATTGGGCTATGTCGGTGAAATCAGCCCGGAGGAGCTGCGCGGGCCGTCTCGTCGCGACTATCGTCCCGGGTCCATCATCGGAAAGTCGGGCATCGAGAGGATGATGGACCGGTACCTGAAAGGAGAAAGCGGCGGAGAGCAGATCGAAGTCAATGTGGTGGGAAGGACGCTGAATGTTCTTGCCCGGGTTGAAGCGATGCCGGGGCTCAACGTGGTTACCACCCTGGACGCCGGACTTCAGAAACTGTGCTGGGACGTCCTTGAAGATCACGCGGGCGCTGTCATTGTCATGGATCCCCGGGACGGATCCATCCGCGCCATGGTCAGCAAACCCTCCTTCGATCCCAATCTTTTTAACCGTGGTATCACCGTCCGGGACTGGGATGCGTTTCGTGGTGACACCCGGGCGCCCTTCAAGAACAGAGCGATCGCGGCCCACTATCCCCCGGCATCGCTTTTCAAGCTCATCGTGGCCGCTGCCGCTCTGGACCGGGGACTGATAACGGGGGATGAGACCATATCCTGCAGGGGATCCCTGGTGGTGGGCGACCGCACCTTCAGATGCTGGAAGAGGGAAGGGGGACACGGGGCCCTGAACCTCCACCAGGCAATCGTTCAGTCCTGTGACGTTTATTTTTATACTCTGGGACTCCAGCTCGGTATCGATGTCATCGCCGAGTACGCCAGGGCTTTCGGCCTGGGGGAACTCACGGCACTGGACATCCTGGGCGAAAAGGAAGGTCTGGTTCCCAGCCGGGACTGGAAGCACCGCAGATTCGGGGAATCATGGCAGCAGGGCGAAACGGTTTCAGTTTCGATCGGCCAGGGCTTCCTGAACGCGACGCCCCTGCAGCTCGTCCGTGCCTTCAGTGCCTTGACGAACGGGGGAATCTTGTACAAGCCCAGGATTCTGGATCGGCTGGAGACGCCCCGGGGAGAGGTCGTCGATGTGTTTCATCCCCTGGAGGTGGCCCGTCTGCCCTTGAGCCCCGAGCATCGCGAACGGCTCAAAAAGGCCCTGTGGGGGGCCGTCAATGAGCAGAGAGGAACCGGGGGAGCCGCCGGAAGGAGTGAACGTGATGTCTGTGGAAAAACCGGCACGGCCCAGGTCATCTCCATGCCCGACGACGATGACGAGGTAAAAACCATGAAGACACCTCAAATGCACAGGGATCACGCGCTCTTTGTCTGTTCGGTTCCCTGCGGGGACCCCCGCGTTACGGTGATAATCGTTGTTGAACACGCGGGACACGGTGGATCCGTCGCCGCCCCCATGGCGAGGAAAATCGTCGACTGGTACATGGAACACAGGAGCGAACCGGGAAGCGAAGGGGAAACCCTGACGGTTCGGGGCGCAGGACACGGGCATGAAAATTGA
- a CDS encoding polymer-forming cytoskeletal protein: MGKRDDEIKAFLGKETEFDGKLILCGTIRIDGRFKGEIHGAGMLIVGKDASVEAAVTVDRIQISGAVKGKLTIKEKVEITETGSLAGTLVTPVLVIGEGARFDGQCTMGAETGGDGDSGG, from the coding sequence GTGGGAAAACGAGACGACGAGATCAAGGCGTTTCTTGGAAAGGAAACGGAATTTGACGGGAAACTCATTTTGTGTGGAACCATTCGGATTGACGGACGTTTCAAGGGGGAGATCCACGGGGCGGGCATGCTCATTGTGGGGAAAGACGCCTCCGTGGAGGCTGCCGTTACCGTGGATCGCATACAGATCTCCGGTGCCGTCAAGGGAAAGCTCACCATCAAGGAGAAAGTTGAGATTACCGAAACGGGTTCCCTGGCCGGCACGCTCGTCACGCCTGTTCTGGTCATCGGGGAAGGCGCCCGCTTTGACGGGCAGTGCACCATGGGCGCTGAAACCGGGGGGGACGGCGATTCCGGGGGCTGA
- a CDS encoding rubrerythrin family protein produces the protein MKKLNGTETAENLLKAFAGESQARNRYTYYASVADKEGYKQIRSIFIETADNEKEHAKRFYKFLLAGFDGELPRMVEITAAYPVAQGTTLENLQAAAEGEYEEWAELYPAFAEVARKEGFPEVAAAFTMIALAEKRHETRYRKLAANVEQGLVFKKEKPLSWKCGNCGYIHEGTEAPLECPACIHPRAYFEVFCETY, from the coding sequence ATGAAAAAACTGAATGGAACCGAAACGGCTGAAAATCTTTTAAAAGCCTTCGCGGGAGAATCGCAGGCCCGTAACCGCTACACCTACTACGCCTCGGTGGCGGATAAGGAAGGCTATAAACAGATACGCTCTATTTTTATCGAGACGGCGGATAACGAAAAGGAGCACGCCAAGAGGTTCTACAAGTTTCTCCTGGCGGGCTTTGATGGTGAACTGCCCAGGATGGTTGAAATCACGGCGGCCTATCCCGTCGCGCAGGGAACGACCCTGGAAAACCTTCAGGCCGCCGCGGAAGGCGAGTACGAGGAGTGGGCCGAACTCTATCCCGCTTTCGCGGAAGTAGCCAGGAAGGAGGGCTTTCCCGAGGTGGCGGCCGCCTTTACCATGATCGCGCTGGCCGAAAAGCGCCATGAAACGCGCTACCGCAAACTCGCGGCCAACGTGGAACAGGGCCTGGTATTCAAGAAAGAAAAACCCCTGTCCTGGAAGTGTGGAAACTGCGGCTACATTCACGAGGGAACCGAGGCTCCCCTCGAATGTCCCGCCTGTATTCATCCCCGGGCGTATTTTGAGGTTTTTTGCGAAACCTACTGA
- a CDS encoding ATP synthase F0 subunit B — protein MKRFLIAAAIVVFSAGLSYAAGDGDHSGQMKDFLWRILNFTIFTAIIYLLARKAVRGFFSGRRRRIRESIEEAERFRDESLEKLREYETKLEKASQEIVGIAEMIRSQGEREKEKIIDDAKIAAEKMKQDAGTRIDQEFKKAVAELKEEATRLSVEMAEEILKNNIDEKDHEAMVDDFLNRMVTRN, from the coding sequence ATGAAGCGGTTCCTTATTGCAGCAGCCATTGTAGTGTTCTCGGCGGGTCTTTCCTATGCCGCCGGTGATGGAGACCATTCCGGACAGATGAAGGATTTTCTGTGGAGAATCCTTAACTTCACCATCTTTACCGCCATAATCTACCTGCTGGCGCGCAAGGCCGTCAGGGGGTTTTTCTCAGGGCGACGCCGGCGGATACGGGAATCCATAGAAGAAGCCGAACGGTTCCGTGACGAGTCTCTCGAGAAACTGCGAGAGTACGAGACAAAGCTCGAGAAGGCCTCCCAGGAGATCGTCGGGATCGCGGAGATGATCCGGTCCCAGGGAGAGCGCGAGAAGGAAAAGATCATTGATGACGCGAAGATAGCGGCGGAAAAGATGAAGCAGGACGCCGGAACCCGGATCGACCAGGAGTTCAAGAAAGCCGTGGCGGAGCTGAAGGAAGAGGCGACGAGGCTGTCCGTCGAGATGGCGGAAGAGATATTGAAGAACAATATCGATGAAAAAGACCACGAAGCGATGGTCGACGATTTCTTGAATAGGATGGTGACCAGAAATTGA
- a CDS encoding rod shape-determining protein, which yields MLGLFSNDLAIDLGTANTLVYVKGKGITLSEPSVVAVHRDVRGVKKMLAVGEEAKKMLGRTPGNIIAIRPMRDGVIADFEITEAMLHHFILQVHNRKKLVRPRIIISIPSGITPVERRAVKEAAESAGAREVYLIEEPMAAAIGSGLPITEAVGSMVVDIGGGTTEVAVISLAGIVYSRSVRVAGDRMDEAIVQYMKRKHSLLIGERSGEMIKTAIGCAYPNEEVLTVDVRGRDLISGIPKVIEISSDEVREAIAEPVGMIVDVVRNALENAPPELAGDIVDRGIVLTGGGALLRNLDVLLREETGLPISITDDPLSTVARGAGIALDEIDLLKEVSIQL from the coding sequence ATGCTGGGCCTGTTTTCCAACGATCTCGCCATCGACCTGGGAACGGCCAACACACTGGTTTACGTCAAAGGGAAAGGCATCACCTTGAGCGAACCTTCCGTGGTGGCTGTCCATCGCGATGTGCGGGGCGTGAAGAAGATGCTTGCCGTGGGCGAGGAAGCAAAGAAGATGCTGGGAAGGACACCCGGCAATATCATCGCCATCCGGCCGATGCGGGACGGTGTGATCGCTGATTTTGAGATCACCGAGGCCATGCTCCACCACTTCATTCTCCAGGTGCACAACAGGAAGAAACTGGTCAGGCCCAGAATCATCATATCCATACCCTCGGGCATCACCCCGGTGGAACGCCGGGCCGTCAAAGAAGCGGCGGAGTCGGCAGGGGCGCGGGAGGTGTACCTCATTGAGGAGCCCATGGCCGCGGCAATCGGGTCCGGGCTTCCCATAACGGAGGCCGTGGGTTCCATGGTCGTCGACATCGGCGGGGGGACCACGGAGGTGGCCGTTATTTCCCTGGCGGGCATCGTTTATTCCAGGTCGGTGCGCGTGGCCGGGGACCGGATGGACGAGGCCATCGTTCAATACATGAAGCGCAAGCACAGCCTTCTCATCGGGGAGCGTTCCGGAGAAATGATCAAGACGGCCATCGGATGCGCCTATCCCAACGAAGAAGTGCTGACGGTGGACGTCAGGGGCAGGGATCTCATATCGGGCATACCGAAGGTCATCGAAATAAGTTCCGACGAGGTTCGCGAGGCCATAGCGGAACCGGTTGGCATGATAGTGGACGTCGTTCGCAATGCTCTGGAAAACGCGCCGCCTGAACTGGCGGGTGATATCGTGGACAGGGGTATCGTACTGACCGGCGGCGGGGCGCTGTTGCGGAATCTCGATGTGCTGCTGCGCGAGGAAACGGGGCTTCCCATATCCATAACAGACGACCCTCTTTCCACGGTGGCCAGGGGGGCGGGAATCGCGCTGGATGAAATCGATCTTCTGAAAGAGGTTTCCATTCAGCTGTAG
- the rodA gene encoding rod shape-determining protein RodA encodes MKIDRRVLTNFEWLLPLLVVSICAVGVMNLYSAGSNLPFTTGTPSWMKQMYWIGMGLVAMMFCLAVDYRHIVRHGYIIYGISILLLAGVLLYGSITHGSQRWLSLGDFSFQPSELVKLTMVIALIKYIDERNVGTVFSLPALMIPFVIVMLPVVMIIKQPDLGTGVFLLLLFLSIILFAGVEMRAFFTLVAAGVAFLPVMWFAMKEYQRDRLLMFLNPERDPLGAGYHIIQSIIAVGSGGLIGKGYMKGTQSQLKFLPEQQTDFVFSVFAEEWGFLGVIAVLALFFSILLWGFHIARRARDFSGSMLAFGMTMIIFWGVFVNVGMVLGILPVVGIPLPFMSYGGSCMVVLMMAVGLMMNVSMRRFVLQS; translated from the coding sequence ATGAAAATTGACCGAAGGGTGCTGACTAATTTTGAGTGGTTACTGCCGCTGCTGGTAGTGTCGATTTGTGCCGTGGGGGTTATGAACCTCTACAGCGCTGGTTCAAACCTGCCCTTCACGACCGGGACACCGTCCTGGATGAAGCAGATGTACTGGATCGGCATGGGGCTGGTCGCCATGATGTTCTGCCTTGCCGTCGACTACCGGCATATCGTCCGCCACGGCTACATCATCTATGGCATATCGATTCTGCTGCTCGCGGGGGTGCTCCTGTACGGAAGTATAACCCATGGATCGCAACGGTGGCTGTCCCTGGGCGATTTCTCCTTTCAGCCCTCGGAACTCGTCAAGCTCACCATGGTTATCGCCCTGATAAAGTACATCGATGAGCGCAATGTCGGGACGGTCTTTTCTCTTCCGGCGCTCATGATTCCCTTTGTGATCGTCATGCTCCCCGTGGTGATGATTATAAAACAGCCCGACCTGGGTACGGGAGTTTTCCTGCTGCTTCTTTTCCTGTCAATCATTCTGTTCGCCGGAGTCGAGATGCGGGCCTTTTTCACCCTTGTCGCGGCGGGGGTGGCTTTTCTCCCGGTCATGTGGTTCGCGATGAAAGAGTATCAGCGGGACCGTCTGCTCATGTTTCTGAATCCCGAACGGGATCCCCTGGGAGCCGGGTACCACATCATCCAGTCGATCATAGCCGTCGGTTCCGGGGGTCTCATCGGGAAGGGGTACATGAAGGGCACTCAGAGCCAGCTGAAATTTCTGCCCGAACAGCAGACGGATTTCGTTTTTTCCGTTTTTGCTGAAGAGTGGGGATTCCTGGGAGTAATAGCGGTTCTCGCGCTGTTTTTTTCGATCCTCCTGTGGGGTTTTCACATCGCCCGGAGGGCCCGCGATTTTTCGGGGTCCATGCTCGCCTTCGGCATGACGATGATTATTTTCTGGGGCGTATTCGTAAACGTGGGCATGGTGCTGGGCATCCTCCCCGTCGTGGGCATCCCGCTTCCCTTCATGAGTTATGGCGGTTCATGCATGGTTGTTCTCATGATGGCCGTGGGGTTGATGATGAACGTGAGCATGCGGCGGTTTGTGCTGCAGTCGTGA
- a CDS encoding ATP synthase F0 subunit B: MVDLDITLLYQAANFLILMFILNLILYKPLMKLLGDRQKRIDDAHDEVRSLEASIDEKVADYEDTLRRARAEAMEERESIKAAGTDAAKDILGSAREEVSEMIQGFKTRAAAEKEEARILLHKQTRRMAREISEKVLGRGVQ; the protein is encoded by the coding sequence ATGGTAGATCTTGATATAACACTTCTGTATCAGGCCGCAAATTTCCTCATCCTCATGTTTATCCTTAATCTCATTCTTTACAAGCCTCTTATGAAACTCCTCGGTGACCGTCAAAAGCGTATCGATGACGCTCACGACGAGGTCCGGTCTCTTGAGGCATCCATCGATGAAAAAGTTGCCGATTATGAGGATACCCTGCGCAGGGCCCGGGCTGAGGCCATGGAGGAGCGTGAGAGCATCAAGGCGGCGGGAACCGATGCGGCGAAGGACATTCTCGGGTCAGCCCGCGAAGAGGTGTCCGAAATGATTCAGGGATTTAAAACCAGGGCAGCCGCCGAGAAGGAGGAAGCCCGGATACTCCTTCATAAACAGACCCGCCGGATGGCTCGTGAGATTTCCGAAAAGGTTCTGGGAAGGGGTGTCCAATGA
- a CDS encoding B-box zinc finger protein gives MVMRSAEGIICEDCRKEEAVVFCSGCEKAICRECRIFDIWCYGCGSGDVKAFCRSCNNDPEVNIWKGPESGSRSGSGSV, from the coding sequence ATGGTTATGAGGTCTGCGGAAGGAATCATCTGTGAGGATTGCAGGAAGGAAGAGGCTGTGGTTTTCTGCAGTGGTTGTGAGAAAGCGATCTGCAGAGAGTGCCGCATCTTCGACATCTGGTGCTACGGATGCGGAAGCGGCGACGTGAAGGCCTTTTGCCGAAGCTGCAATAATGATCCGGAAGTTAACATCTGGAAAGGACCGGAGTCAGGCTCACGGTCAGGATCGGGGTCGGTGTAA